From the genome of Manduca sexta isolate Smith_Timp_Sample1 chromosome 14, JHU_Msex_v1.0, whole genome shotgun sequence, one region includes:
- the LOC115456122 gene encoding glutaryl-CoA dehydrogenase, mitochondrial, translated as MVSLTSKYILSTLCKTNLRTLSTTCTKNAKVTFNWEDPFNLDAQLSEDEKAVRDTFKTYCNEKLLPRVIEANRNEIFHREIYKELGELGALGCTIKGYGCAGVNYVSYGLITRELDGVDSSYRSAMSVQSSLAMGAIYMYGSEEQKQKYLPRMATGELVGCFGLTEPNFGSDAGGLVTRAKHDPKNKTFILSGSKTWITNSPIADILVIWAKDEENKIRGFIIERSQVKKGLDTPKINGKFSLRASATGMILLDEVAIPEENLLPNVVGLKGPFGCLNNARYGIAWGALGAAETCLRIARQYTLDRKQFGRPLASNQLVQKKLADMLTEISIGYQACLQVGRLKDQDKAAPEMISLIKRNSCGKALDIARVARDMLGGNGISDEYHVIRHVMNLEAVNTYEGAHDIHALILGRVITGIAAFS; from the coding sequence ATGGTTTCActaacatcaaaatatattttatccacGCTGTGCAAAACGAATTTGAGAACATTATCCACAACGTGCACGAAAAACGCGAAAGTAACTTTCAATTGGGAGGACCCTTTTAATTTGGACGCACAATTAAGTGAGGACGAAAAGGCCGTGAGGGATACGTTCAAAACCTATTGTAATGAAAAGCTTCTGCCGCGAGTGATCGAAGCGAATAGAAATGAAATTTTTCATCGAGAAATTTACAAGGAACTGGGCGAGCTGGGAGCTCTCGGATGTACCATTAAGGGATATGGCTGTGCCGGCGTCAATTACGTCAGCTACGGGCTTATTACACGGGAGTTGGACGGAGTGGATTCCTCGTACAGGTCCGCAATGAGCGTCCAGAGCAGTCTCGCAATGGGAGCCATTTATATGTACGGTTCGGAGGAACAAAAGCAGAAATATTTGCCGAGAATGGCGACAGGTGAACTCGTCGGATGCTTCGGGCTAACAGAACCAAACTTTGGCAGTGACGCAGGCGGTCTAGTCACAAGAGCGAAACACGATCCTAAAAACAAGACGTTCATACTGTCAGGTTCAAAAACATGGATCACCAATTCGCCAATAGCCGACATTTTAGTAATATGGGCAAAAGacgaagaaaacaaaataagagGTTTCATTATAGAAAGATCACAGGTTAAAAAAGGTTTGGATACACCCAAAATCAATGGAAAATTTTCATTGCGAGCGTCGGCAACGGGCATGATATTGCTCGACGAAGTGGCCATACCGGAGGAGAATTTATTGCCCAATGTAGTGGGCCTGAAGGGGCCTTTCGGATGTCTCAATAACGCGCGATACGGGATCGCTTGGGGCGCTCTCGGTGCCGCTGAAACATGTTTGCGGATCGCCCGTCAGTACACATTAGATAGGAAACAATTTGGAAGGCCGCTCGCTTCGAATCAGCTTGTACAGAAGAAACTTGCCGACATGTTGACCGAGATAAGCATAGGGTACCAAGCTTGCTTACAAGTGGGCCGGTTGAAAGATCAAGATAAAGCGGCCCCGGAAATGATTTCGCTAATTAAGAGGAACAGTTGTGGGAAAGCTTTGGATATAGCGAGAGTGGCGAGGGATATGCTTGGAGGGAATGGCATATCTGACGAGTACCATGTTATTCGTCATGTTATGAATTTAGAGGCGGTCAATACTTATGAAGGCGCGCACGATATTCATGCTTTAATATTAGGCAGAGTTATTACGGGTATAGCGGCATTTTCTTAA
- the LOC115456134 gene encoding UDP-glycosyltransferase UGT5 isoform X2 produces the protein MVDISAEKFHETILWGGGLGMTETALNTSDVQKFLAEDNHFDLVISEQFFQEALYVLAHKYDSPLVLITTFGNCVRHNIITRNPLQLATVVSEFLNLKEPTSFWSRMRNLYFTVYEYVWWKYWYLEKQEQLVKKYIHNLPQPVPSLYELQGNASLILLNGHFSFDTPTAYLPNVVEVGGVHLSKSDGKLPPDLQKLLDDAVHGVVYVNFGSNVRSSELPTEKKNAFLNVFRRLRQTVIWKWEDDTLQNIPKNLVLRDWLPQKEILSHPNVKVFISHGGLIGTQEAIFYGVPIIGVPIYSDQYNNLLQVEQHGFGRILEYKNIDEMSLQILLDDILNNESYSIKAKEVSKRFKDRPLSAMDTAIFWIEYVIRNKGANFMKNPARDLSWMAYSMLDVYLLILFVVLLSIYAVFKVIKLLTKATLPDSKVHKKKRS, from the exons ATGGTCGATATATCTGCTGAGAAATTTCACGAAACAATTCTATGGGGCGGTGGCCTTGGCATGACGGAGACAGCATTAAATACAAGTGATGTACAAAAGTTCCTCGCGGAAGATAATCATTTTGATCTGGTTATTAGTGAACAGTTCTTCCAAGAAGCTCTTTATGTTTTGGCGCATAAGTACGACAGTCctttagttttaattacaacATTTGGAAATTGTGTAAGACACAACATTATCACAAGAAATCCTCTACAACTAGCAACGGTTGTATCAGAGTTCCTGAATTTGAAGGAGCCGACGAGTTTCTGGTCGCGAATgaggaatttatattttaccgtTTATGAGTACGTGTGGTGGAAGTATTGGTATTTGGAGAAACAGGAGCAATTGGTGAAGAAGTACATTCACAACTTGCCGCAGCCGGTGCCAAGTTTGTATGAACTGCAGGGGAACGCATCCTTGATTCTTCTCAATGGACACTTCAGTTTTGACACTCCAACAGCGTACCTGCCCAACGTTGTTGAAGTCGGTGGAGTCCATTTATCTAAGAGTGATGGGAAATTACCTCCG GATCTGCAAAAGCTTTTAGACGACGCTGTGCACGGAGTCGTGTATGTGAATTTTGGGTCCAACGTACGGAGCTCTGAACTACCTACTGAAAAAAAGAACGCATTTCTTAACGTATTCAGAAGATTGAGGCAGACTGTTATATGGAAATGGGAGGACGACACTTTGCAAAACATACCGAAGAATTTGGTGTTGCGAGATTGGTTGCCACAAAAAGAGATTTTAT CTCACCCCAACGTAAAAGTTTTCATATCGCATGGTGGTTTAATTGGCACGCAAGAAGCTATATTCTATGGAGTGCCAATTATCGGTGTGCCAATTTATTCtgatcaatataataatttattgcaagtCGAACAACATGGCTTTGGAAGGATATTGGAATACAAAAACATTGATGAGATGTCTCTACAGATACTGCtggatgatattttaaataatgaatcatACAGTATCAAGGCTAAAGAAGTCTCGAAGAGATTTAAGGATAGACCCCTAAGTGCTATGGATACAGCGATATTTTGGATTGAGTATGTAATACGGAACAAAGGAgccaattttatgaaaaatccaGCAAGAGATTTGAGTTGGATGGCGTACAGTATGCTTGacgtttatttattgatattatttgtgGTTTTGTTGTCTATTTACGCAgtgtttaaagttataaaactgTTGACTAAAGCTACTCTACCTGACTCTAAAGTTCATAAGAAAAAGAGATCGTAA
- the LOC115456134 gene encoding UDP-glycosyltransferase UGT5 isoform X1: protein MEVISVILFSFALASVGESANILYVVPFTSKSHYIMLKPIGVELAKRGHNVTVIVGHRDPKPPPNYHQIIVDHKEIWEILGGKRPNVFTMVDISAEKFHETILWGGGLGMTETALNTSDVQKFLAEDNHFDLVISEQFFQEALYVLAHKYDSPLVLITTFGNCVRHNIITRNPLQLATVVSEFLNLKEPTSFWSRMRNLYFTVYEYVWWKYWYLEKQEQLVKKYIHNLPQPVPSLYELQGNASLILLNGHFSFDTPTAYLPNVVEVGGVHLSKSDGKLPPDLQKLLDDAVHGVVYVNFGSNVRSSELPTEKKNAFLNVFRRLRQTVIWKWEDDTLQNIPKNLVLRDWLPQKEILSHPNVKVFISHGGLIGTQEAIFYGVPIIGVPIYSDQYNNLLQVEQHGFGRILEYKNIDEMSLQILLDDILNNESYSIKAKEVSKRFKDRPLSAMDTAIFWIEYVIRNKGANFMKNPARDLSWMAYSMLDVYLLILFVVLLSIYAVFKVIKLLTKATLPDSKVHKKKRS, encoded by the exons ATG gaGGTAATCAGtgttatattgttttccttCGCCTTGGCAAGTGTGGGTGAATCGGCCAACATTCTATATGTGGTGCCGTTTACATCAAAATCCCACTACATAATGCTGAAGCCGATAGGAGTCGAACTTGCTAAAAGAGGCCACAATGTCACTGTAATTGTGGGCCATAGGGATCCGAAACCGCCGCCGAATTACCATCAAATTATTGTGGATCACAAGGAGATCTGGGAAATTCTGG GCGGCAAAAGACCTAATGTTTTCACAATGGTCGATATATCTGCTGAGAAATTTCACGAAACAATTCTATGGGGCGGTGGCCTTGGCATGACGGAGACAGCATTAAATACAAGTGATGTACAAAAGTTCCTCGCGGAAGATAATCATTTTGATCTGGTTATTAGTGAACAGTTCTTCCAAGAAGCTCTTTATGTTTTGGCGCATAAGTACGACAGTCctttagttttaattacaacATTTGGAAATTGTGTAAGACACAACATTATCACAAGAAATCCTCTACAACTAGCAACGGTTGTATCAGAGTTCCTGAATTTGAAGGAGCCGACGAGTTTCTGGTCGCGAATgaggaatttatattttaccgtTTATGAGTACGTGTGGTGGAAGTATTGGTATTTGGAGAAACAGGAGCAATTGGTGAAGAAGTACATTCACAACTTGCCGCAGCCGGTGCCAAGTTTGTATGAACTGCAGGGGAACGCATCCTTGATTCTTCTCAATGGACACTTCAGTTTTGACACTCCAACAGCGTACCTGCCCAACGTTGTTGAAGTCGGTGGAGTCCATTTATCTAAGAGTGATGGGAAATTACCTCCG GATCTGCAAAAGCTTTTAGACGACGCTGTGCACGGAGTCGTGTATGTGAATTTTGGGTCCAACGTACGGAGCTCTGAACTACCTACTGAAAAAAAGAACGCATTTCTTAACGTATTCAGAAGATTGAGGCAGACTGTTATATGGAAATGGGAGGACGACACTTTGCAAAACATACCGAAGAATTTGGTGTTGCGAGATTGGTTGCCACAAAAAGAGATTTTAT CTCACCCCAACGTAAAAGTTTTCATATCGCATGGTGGTTTAATTGGCACGCAAGAAGCTATATTCTATGGAGTGCCAATTATCGGTGTGCCAATTTATTCtgatcaatataataatttattgcaagtCGAACAACATGGCTTTGGAAGGATATTGGAATACAAAAACATTGATGAGATGTCTCTACAGATACTGCtggatgatattttaaataatgaatcatACAGTATCAAGGCTAAAGAAGTCTCGAAGAGATTTAAGGATAGACCCCTAAGTGCTATGGATACAGCGATATTTTGGATTGAGTATGTAATACGGAACAAAGGAgccaattttatgaaaaatccaGCAAGAGATTTGAGTTGGATGGCGTACAGTATGCTTGacgtttatttattgatattatttgtgGTTTTGTTGTCTATTTACGCAgtgtttaaagttataaaactgTTGACTAAAGCTACTCTACCTGACTCTAAAGTTCATAAGAAAAAGAGATCGTAA